Part of the Verrucomicrobiia bacterium genome is shown below.
GGCCTACCAAGGTCGAGATTTGCGCCCCGTTGCAATTCCATCGTTACACCACGAATTACGGCGGGCCGCTCCGTGCCAGCGACGCGATGAACAAGGGTGCATCGTTCCAGTTTTACACCGTCGTGCTGGTCAATGTGTGCTACCGGCTTTACGCGCAAGCCGAGTTTGCCGGGCATCACGACAGCACCACCTGGCCGCCGCACGCTTATCACGATGTCTTCAATCGCGCCTTGGATCGCGGGCAATGGTTTTACACGCCCTGTCTGGGCTGGAAGGAATTCGCCCCGGACTATGTCGGTGCGTTCCGCCCGGAAACGCGCGTCTGCGAAATTGAGAATCACGAACTGCCCACCATGCTGAAAATGGTCTTCGATCAAATGCAAAACGGACAGAAGCGCGCGACGTATTACAACAAGCGCAATCACGCCAACCTCCGCGTCGAGAAAGGAGTTCTCACCTATGCTTAATGAACTTTCGCAAGTGGCGGATTCGCTGGAGCGGCTTGGAACGGTAGCACCATCACGTCATCCGCGAATCAATCCGATGGGGAAGAACAGAGATTTGCTTGTCGTTTCGCTGGACGACGCTGGCAACCCTTCCCGCATCGAGGTTCTGCCCGGAGAAACTGCCGCAAACTTGTTTCGTGTCGAACATGGTTCAGCCGGTTCGAGCTTTCCCGGGTTCAACATCCCAACGCCGCTCCGCCGATTTGATGACGCTTCCGCAGACGCACTCAAGCCCGCCGTTGAGAATCTGCTCGCGCTGGGAAAGAACAAGAGTTCTAGCACCGCAGAAATCAAAGAGTCCATTCGTGCTCTGTTCACGCTTTCCAAGGCCCAGACTTTCAGTCCAAGCCAGAAGAAGCAGTTTCAACGATCATGTTCCGAGTTGGTTTCAGAACTCGCCGAGCTGTTGCCCCGTGAACTGGCCGGTTTGAAAAACTTTACGACGCTGCTGGAAATGCTCGTCAAATCGAAACTCACGTTGCCTTCCTTCACCGGGTCGCTGGCGGGTTTGATGGTGGATCAGAACGCCGAGTTTGACCGCAGGCAACTGCTGCTGTTTCAGGAAATTCTGTTTGGGACACTCGATTGGAAAAAGCGCCCGCAGGAAATTGCCTCGCCTGACTTCTGGAAGGAGAAGGTCAAGCAGGACAAGAACGCCAATCAATCCGTCTATCTCGATCTGGTGTCTTCCGACATCACTTGTTGCAGGGTTGCCCATTCAGAGACGAGCACACTGATCAATGCGGCTCTCATCCAGACGCAATCAAACGCCGTCGCAGGTGAGCCGAAGCAAAGTGGTTTGATGGAGGATGCTTTCGGGGAAACCGCAGAGTTACAGGACAAATTCCCCGCCGGGCCGAAAGTTGCAGAGCTTGGGAACGTGAAACTGTTTTCGGTTAATACCAACGAGGTGCAGGCGTTGCAGCGGTATGGTTTCAAAGGCTCTCAATCATTTCCTGTCTCGTCGTCGCGAGTTCAGAAGATGAGCGACGCGCTCCTTTACCTCGCCAGCGAGGACAAGCGCGGCGTCACCTGCCGGGCGATACCCAGTGCGCAACCCGACAAGCGCGACTTGCTCGTTGCCTATCTGGAAGGTGAGCCGGAAGGCCGCGCGCAACTGGCTGAAATGTTCGGCGGCGATGCCAACTCATTTTCGGACGCCGATTTCGAGTCTATTGCCCAGCCGGTTTTGGAAATGCTTGAGGGTAAAGTGGCGGCCAACCCCAACCTCAATGTCCGGTTGCTGGCATTCTGCCCGATAGACAAGGCCAAGAAACAAATCAGCCTCAACCGCACCCTGCGTGTGCGGGATGTCATTCGGGCAGCGCGGGATTGGGAAGCCGGCGCACGCAACGTGCCTCAAGTGTCGGTCTGGTTTTACGACAAGAACACGAAGCAATCCGTTTTCCGGTCACACACCGCGCCATGCCCGCTTGAATTGGCATCGGTCGTCAATCGCGTCTGGAGTGCGGATGCAAAAAGCGGTTTCAGTTCCACCTATCAACGGGCTTTGTCGGCTGGCGATGCTTACGATGTGTTCCTGGCGGACGCGCCGCTTGCGCGGCAGAAGGCGCAGTTCACCATGGAATTGCTCCTAACGCGAATGAGCAGTGTTCTCGCGGCGCTCGCTCGGGCAAAGGCAAATCGCAAATGGACCGACCTTGGCGACGTCGTTCGCTGGCAGTCCGTCAAGGCAATCGCTCTCCTCGGAATTCTCCTTCGTCAACAAAACCAACAATGCTCCGAATTTATGAAAGAACCCGTCTATCAACTCGGCCAGCTTCTCGCGCTGGCAGACTCACTCCATCAACAATACTGCAAGCATGTGCGCGGTGATGAAACGCCGTCGCAGCTCATCGGCAACGCCCTGTTCAACACCGCCCTTGAACAGCCGGTGTTCGCGCT
Proteins encoded:
- the cas5 gene encoding CRISPR-associated protein Cas5 → MTPDKAMKPYPIQLEISGPTAMWTRPDTGSSPVSYVAPTFSAVKGIFESVLRWKSVNVRPTKVEICAPLQFHRYTTNYGGPLRASDAMNKGASFQFYTVVLVNVCYRLYAQAEFAGHHDSTTWPPHAYHDVFNRALDRGQWFYTPCLGWKEFAPDYVGAFRPETRVCEIENHELPTMLKMVFDQMQNGQKRATYYNKRNHANLRVEKGVLTYA